A stretch of Candidatus Eremiobacteraceae bacterium DNA encodes these proteins:
- the gpmI gene encoding 2,3-bisphosphoglycerate-independent phosphoglycerate mutase, producing MSDAATSKPVILCILDGFGVSHETRGNAIAQAQMPRYRALLEKYPNTVIGAAQEAVGLPRGQQGNSEVGHLNLGAGRVVLQSVTRIDRSIKEGTFATNPTLQQCFAHAKRTGGTFHLFGLVSDGGVHSSFEHLDALIDAAKAAGVPVKVAAFLDGRDVPPRSAGPYLERLERKLAEHGNASISMISGRYYAMDRDKRWERTRLAYEALVNAKALNADSAIAGLEMAYSAGEDDEFVKPTIIGDIDPIVHDGDACLFFNFRPDRARQLTRAFSDPSFAEFPVKRFNDFVFAIMTLYDATFENPVMFGKIFEQWTLGEVVATASQPQLRLAETEKYAHVTYFFSGGREDPFPLEDRVLVPSAREVGTYDHLPEMRAPEITEKALEAIRSRKYALIVMNYANPDMVGHTGKWDAIIKALVVVDDCVGKIVDAALETGAMLIITADHGNAEEKIDLATGGELTAHTINDVPLVLVSEPVSGKLADGGKLCDVAPTMCKLMDLPQPAEMTGRNLLV from the coding sequence GTGAGCGATGCCGCGACATCGAAACCCGTCATTCTTTGCATCCTCGACGGCTTCGGCGTCTCCCACGAGACGCGAGGCAATGCGATCGCGCAGGCGCAGATGCCGCGCTATCGCGCGCTGCTCGAGAAGTATCCCAACACGGTTATCGGTGCGGCGCAAGAAGCGGTGGGGCTCCCGCGCGGCCAACAGGGCAACAGCGAAGTCGGACATCTCAATCTCGGCGCGGGCCGCGTCGTCCTGCAAAGCGTCACCCGTATCGATCGCTCTATAAAGGAAGGGACGTTCGCGACGAACCCCACGCTGCAGCAGTGCTTCGCGCACGCGAAGCGGACGGGCGGAACGTTCCATTTGTTCGGACTCGTGTCGGACGGCGGCGTCCATTCGTCGTTCGAACACCTCGATGCTTTGATCGATGCCGCGAAGGCGGCGGGCGTGCCCGTCAAGGTCGCCGCGTTTCTCGACGGACGCGACGTGCCACCGCGGAGCGCCGGTCCCTACCTCGAACGGCTCGAGCGCAAGCTCGCCGAGCACGGCAACGCCTCGATCTCGATGATCTCCGGCCGTTACTACGCGATGGACAGGGACAAGCGCTGGGAGCGGACGCGCCTTGCGTACGAGGCCCTCGTCAACGCAAAGGCATTGAACGCGGACAGCGCGATCGCCGGCCTCGAGATGGCGTACTCAGCCGGCGAGGACGACGAGTTCGTCAAGCCGACGATCATCGGCGACATCGATCCGATCGTCCACGACGGCGATGCGTGTCTCTTCTTCAACTTCCGCCCGGACCGCGCTCGGCAGCTGACGCGCGCGTTTTCCGATCCGTCGTTTGCGGAATTCCCGGTCAAGCGTTTCAACGATTTCGTGTTCGCGATCATGACGCTCTACGACGCGACGTTTGAGAACCCGGTCATGTTCGGCAAGATCTTCGAACAATGGACGCTCGGAGAAGTCGTCGCGACGGCGTCGCAGCCGCAGCTGCGGCTCGCGGAGACCGAGAAGTACGCGCACGTCACCTATTTCTTTTCCGGCGGCCGCGAGGACCCGTTCCCGCTTGAAGACCGCGTCCTCGTGCCTTCCGCGCGAGAGGTTGGCACGTACGATCATCTCCCGGAGATGCGCGCGCCTGAGATCACCGAGAAGGCCCTCGAGGCGATCCGCTCTCGCAAGTACGCGCTCATCGTCATGAATTATGCGAATCCCGACATGGTCGGCCACACGGGCAAGTGGGATGCGATTATCAAGGCGCTCGTGGTCGTCGACGATTGCGTCGGCAAGATCGTCGACGCCGCCCTCGAGACCGGTGCGATGCTGATCATCACGGCCGACCACGGCAACGCCGAGGAGAAGATCGACCTCGCCACCGGCGGCGAGTTGACGGCGCATACGATCAACGACGTGCCGCTCGTGCTCGTCTCCGAACCTGTAAGCGGGAAGCTCGCGGACGGCGGCAAGCTCTGCGACGTCGCGCCAACCATGTGCAAGCTCATGGATCTGCCGCAGCCTGCGGAGATGACAGGCCGCAATCTCCTCGTCTGA
- a CDS encoding DUF167 domain-containing protein, whose protein sequence is MVKPGAKAPGVVVAVDGGIVIRVRERAVEGKANDAVRRAIARAVGVPPSAVALVRGATGRRKLFRIEGLTTAEARALLGA, encoded by the coding sequence ATAGTCAAACCGGGCGCGAAAGCGCCCGGGGTCGTTGTCGCGGTCGACGGCGGAATCGTCATCCGCGTGCGCGAGCGGGCGGTCGAAGGCAAAGCGAATGACGCTGTTCGTCGCGCGATCGCCCGTGCTGTCGGCGTGCCGCCGAGCGCGGTGGCGCTCGTCCGAGGCGCCACAGGCCGCCGCAAGCTCTTCAGGATCGAAGGTTTGACGACGGCCGAGGCGAGGGCGCTGCTGGGCGCCTAG
- a CDS encoding sigma-70 family RNA polymerase sigma factor: MTAGCAVLQALAVDYSRTRTVDDRDALCEAALPLVRKIAGCVLRRLPNYFTIDDLIGDGSIGLLRAIDRFDPVQGATFEHWAGRIVRGAIFNGLRRMDFVPERVRRDARTLEASRWSMTQTSGVAPSDDAAAQNAGLDQRQLLAIRIALRRSTPQSIDIPAPNTDDTQPLRDKLPSNGVDPAAAFERLALRRAVGKAVSSLPARERLIVSSFYAGNISLRQIGDHLGISKQRVSQLHGRALVGLRAALAGYDEQ, encoded by the coding sequence GTGACCGCGGGTTGCGCGGTTCTTCAAGCGCTCGCCGTCGACTACTCGCGCACGCGGACGGTCGACGATCGCGACGCTCTTTGTGAAGCCGCGCTTCCGCTCGTTCGCAAGATCGCCGGCTGTGTGCTCCGCCGACTTCCAAACTACTTCACGATCGACGACCTCATCGGCGACGGCTCGATCGGTTTGCTCCGCGCGATCGACAGATTCGACCCGGTGCAAGGCGCGACGTTCGAGCATTGGGCGGGCCGGATCGTGCGCGGCGCGATCTTCAATGGCCTGCGCAGGATGGATTTCGTGCCCGAACGCGTGCGGCGTGACGCCAGAACGCTCGAAGCATCGCGCTGGTCGATGACGCAGACGTCGGGGGTCGCTCCATCAGATGACGCAGCTGCGCAGAACGCGGGTCTCGATCAACGCCAGCTTCTCGCGATCCGCATCGCGCTGCGACGGTCGACGCCCCAATCGATCGATATCCCGGCGCCGAATACCGACGACACGCAGCCGCTGCGCGACAAGCTTCCGTCGAACGGCGTCGACCCCGCCGCCGCGTTCGAGCGGCTCGCCCTTCGCCGCGCGGTCGGCAAGGCGGTCTCATCGCTTCCCGCGCGCGAGCGTCTCATCGTTTCGTCGTTCTACGCGGGCAATATCTCGCTGCGCCAGATCGGCGACCACCTCGGCATCAGCAAGCAACGCGTTTCACAGCTGCACGGACGCGCGCTCGTCGGACTGCGCGCCGCGCTCGCGGGCTACGACGAGCAGTGA
- a CDS encoding flagellar hook-basal body complex protein encodes MNRALVEGAAGMAAQQAALDTISSNLANVDTPGFRATRPEFAELIGADGAALGTGFVAARTLFAPGRLESTGDEHDLAIDGEGLFRVKSRDGRTAYTRAGNFTPDSHGRLSLPNGASLDGVRLPSGTTRMDVSPDGAVVAHVAGNARLVRCGYVHLHAFDDVNALRQGDDGMYYATESAGADRSGRPGIGGFGRLEQRYLERANVSVVDEMMSILAAQRAYEANAKTVQAADEMLRLANNLEKG; translated from the coding sequence GTGAATCGCGCGCTCGTCGAGGGCGCAGCCGGCATGGCTGCGCAGCAGGCCGCCCTCGATACGATCTCCTCGAACCTCGCCAATGTCGACACGCCCGGCTTCCGCGCGACACGTCCGGAATTCGCAGAGCTCATCGGGGCCGACGGAGCCGCTCTTGGAACCGGCTTCGTGGCCGCGCGAACTCTGTTCGCCCCCGGACGCCTCGAGTCGACCGGCGACGAGCACGATCTCGCGATCGACGGCGAGGGCTTATTCCGCGTCAAAAGCCGCGATGGTCGCACCGCATACACGAGAGCGGGCAACTTCACGCCGGATTCGCACGGTCGGCTCTCGCTTCCGAACGGCGCGTCGCTCGATGGCGTGCGACTGCCGTCCGGCACGACTCGCATGGACGTGTCGCCGGACGGCGCGGTCGTCGCCCACGTCGCCGGCAACGCAAGGCTGGTCCGGTGCGGGTACGTCCACCTGCACGCGTTCGACGACGTCAACGCGCTTCGGCAGGGCGATGACGGCATGTATTACGCGACCGAGTCGGCCGGCGCCGACCGGTCCGGACGTCCGGGCATCGGCGGCTTCGGCCGTCTCGAACAGCGCTATCTCGAGCGCGCGAACGTCAGCGTCGTCGACGAGATGATGTCGATCCTCGCCGCTCAGCGCGCGTACGAAGCGAATGCGAAGACCGTGCAGGCCGCCGACGAGATGCTGCGGCTCGCCAACAATCTCGAAAAGGGTTGA
- the sepF gene encoding cell division protein SepF, with protein MGFWSRLGSMLSAGATDEEDFDDEYDDDVKHNVVSLGDAKTSRRVGVSVFHPRRYEEVTEMADALRSRHLVTVNLIGTDRVMSQRIVDFLSGVIYTLDGKMHRIAEGIYLFVPSNVQINAKDSDIVSEAFAV; from the coding sequence ATGGGTTTTTGGTCGCGACTCGGCAGCATGCTTTCGGCCGGGGCAACGGACGAAGAGGACTTCGACGACGAGTACGACGACGACGTGAAGCACAACGTCGTCTCGCTCGGCGATGCGAAGACGTCGCGCCGCGTCGGCGTGTCGGTCTTCCACCCGCGCCGCTACGAGGAGGTGACCGAGATGGCTGACGCGCTCAGGTCGCGCCATCTCGTCACGGTGAACCTCATCGGGACCGATCGCGTCATGTCGCAGCGCATCGTCGACTTCCTCAGCGGCGTCATCTACACGCTCGATGGCAAGATGCACCGCATCGCGGAGGGCATCTACCTGTTCGTTCCGAGCAACGTGCAGATCAATGCGAAGGACAGCGACATCGTGAGCGAGGCGTTCGCGGTCTGA
- a CDS encoding flagellar hook basal-body protein, whose translation MDTPDALTSAAAGMRLQADRLDLIAQNLANASTIGYRERLWPGRTFASTLGSAAQGAPRQGALRRTGVPTDLALVGPGYFAVATADGVRYTRDGRISRTDDSSLADIRGNKLLGALGPVRFPHGAHLEPSGRVIVDGRVVDTLRLVALSQTDAAADGPNASASSVPLKAASTTVHSGYLEESTVDPIAEMTALVGAQRAYEADEKAAQRADETLRRAVTDVPTVRQ comes from the coding sequence ATGGACACGCCGGATGCCCTGACGAGCGCGGCGGCCGGCATGCGTCTCCAGGCAGACCGCCTCGACCTCATCGCGCAGAACCTCGCGAATGCATCGACGATCGGTTATCGGGAGCGCCTGTGGCCGGGTCGCACGTTCGCCTCGACCCTCGGATCGGCCGCCCAAGGCGCACCTCGTCAAGGCGCGCTCCGTCGGACTGGCGTGCCGACCGATCTCGCGCTCGTCGGCCCAGGCTACTTCGCGGTCGCGACAGCGGACGGAGTCCGCTACACGCGCGACGGTCGCATTTCGAGGACCGACGACTCGAGTCTAGCGGACATCCGCGGCAACAAGCTCCTCGGCGCGCTTGGCCCCGTCCGCTTCCCGCACGGAGCGCATCTCGAACCGAGCGGTCGCGTCATCGTCGATGGTCGAGTCGTCGACACGCTGCGGCTCGTCGCCCTCTCGCAGACAGACGCCGCCGCTGACGGTCCAAACGCATCCGCGAGTTCCGTGCCGCTCAAAGCCGCGTCGACTACCGTCCATAGCGGCTACTTGGAAGAATCGACTGTCGACCCGATCGCAGAGATGACGGCGCTTGTCGGCGCGCAACGAGCGTACGAAGCGGACGAAAAGGCAGCGCAACGTGCAGATGAGACGTTGCGTCGTGCGGTAACCGACGTTCCGACGGTGCGACAGTGA
- a CDS encoding DivIVA domain-containing protein, whose product MKITPLDIEHREFKKALQGYAREDVDQFLDEIIASMEEDIETRTALESKVADLEQRVSHFRAMEESLQSTLVLAQRTADELKAAAHKEVELIKQRANLDLDNELQAIRRQIEGARSELQRVLDHLESVKHDFRTFLTRHLALVDESRPSLNAAGSANEHAS is encoded by the coding sequence ATGAAGATCACCCCGCTCGACATCGAGCACCGGGAGTTCAAGAAGGCGCTGCAAGGCTATGCGCGCGAGGACGTCGATCAGTTCCTCGACGAGATCATCGCGTCGATGGAAGAGGACATCGAAACGCGCACCGCGCTCGAATCGAAGGTCGCGGATCTCGAGCAGCGCGTCTCGCATTTCCGGGCGATGGAAGAGAGCCTGCAGAGCACGCTCGTCCTCGCGCAGCGTACAGCCGACGAGCTCAAAGCGGCGGCGCATAAAGAGGTCGAGCTCATCAAGCAGCGAGCGAACCTCGATCTCGACAACGAGCTTCAAGCGATCCGAAGGCAGATCGAGGGAGCGCGCTCCGAACTCCAACGCGTCCTCGATCATCTCGAATCGGTCAAGCACGACTTCCGCACGTTCCTCACTCGCCATCTCGCGCTCGTCGACGAATCGAGGCCGTCGCTCAACGCCGCTGGGTCGGCCAACGAGCACGCGTCCTGA
- the tpiA gene encoding triose-phosphate isomerase, with protein MTHRPLFAANWKCFKTPDETRAYIDAFLPGAEELIPKTDIALLPPFIDLETVRTALDGTTIGYGAQDCYWEQQGAFTGEVSAAMLGALGCEYCIVGHSERRRLFGETDEMVSKKITALLAEGITPIVCVGETLDEYKGGLTLQRVMQQVSDGLGHLEDGERANLVVAYEPVWAIGTGLADDPDSANRTIGYIRQCLGGLDEARVLYGGSMKADNAAQFCAQPNIDGGLVGSASLDAATFLKLVSSGAEMRA; from the coding sequence GTGACGCACCGGCCGCTATTCGCAGCCAATTGGAAATGCTTCAAGACGCCCGACGAGACGCGCGCGTACATCGACGCGTTCCTTCCCGGCGCCGAAGAACTCATCCCGAAGACCGACATCGCGCTCTTGCCGCCGTTCATCGATCTCGAGACGGTACGCACCGCGCTCGACGGCACGACGATCGGCTACGGCGCGCAAGACTGCTATTGGGAACAGCAGGGTGCGTTCACCGGTGAGGTGAGCGCGGCGATGCTCGGCGCGCTCGGGTGCGAGTACTGCATCGTCGGGCATTCGGAACGTCGACGGCTGTTCGGCGAGACCGATGAGATGGTCTCGAAGAAGATCACCGCACTGCTCGCCGAGGGGATCACGCCGATCGTCTGCGTCGGCGAGACGCTCGACGAGTACAAGGGCGGGTTGACCCTTCAGCGCGTTATGCAGCAGGTCTCCGACGGTCTCGGACACCTCGAAGACGGCGAACGCGCGAACCTCGTCGTGGCATACGAACCGGTGTGGGCGATCGGCACCGGTCTTGCCGACGATCCGGATTCGGCGAACCGCACGATCGGCTACATCCGTCAATGCCTCGGCGGACTCGACGAGGCGCGCGTGCTTTACGGCGGATCGATGAAGGCCGACAACGCGGCGCAGTTCTGCGCCCAGCCGAACATCGACGGTGGACTCGTCGGCTCGGCGAGTCTCGACGCCGCGACGTTCCTCAAGCTCGTCTCCAGCGGCGCGGAGATGCGCGCGTGA
- a CDS encoding class I SAM-dependent methyltransferase, protein MQGSDAMWVDADSYEAYIGRWSRIAAMMFVDWLGLAPRSAWLDVGSGTGALTQAILDSAQPSRILGVDRSRAFVSYARTKITDPRVAFEQADAERLPMSSDSFEAVVSGLMLNAVPDQPAAVREFVRVAKPGGVVATYLWDFDGEMQVLRYFWDAAKALDPLADAASDDDQAFAISKPDRLKSVFETAGLCDVEVRALDVPAHFRDFDDYWAPLQRGHAPSQEHVAALSDVDRSRLRDLLRTTLPTKPDGSIELIARAWAAKGRKA, encoded by the coding sequence ATGCAAGGGTCGGACGCGATGTGGGTCGACGCCGATTCGTACGAAGCGTACATCGGCCGTTGGAGCCGAATCGCCGCGATGATGTTCGTCGACTGGTTGGGGCTCGCGCCGCGGTCGGCGTGGCTCGATGTCGGCAGCGGGACCGGCGCCCTGACGCAAGCGATCCTCGATAGCGCTCAGCCGTCGCGTATCCTCGGCGTCGATCGATCGCGCGCGTTCGTCTCGTATGCGAGAACGAAAATAACCGATCCGCGAGTCGCCTTCGAGCAAGCCGATGCCGAGCGACTGCCGATGTCGAGCGACTCATTCGAAGCCGTCGTATCGGGCTTGATGCTTAACGCAGTTCCGGATCAGCCCGCGGCGGTTAGAGAATTCGTGCGTGTCGCGAAACCCGGCGGCGTCGTCGCGACGTACCTATGGGATTTCGACGGCGAGATGCAGGTGTTGCGGTATTTCTGGGATGCGGCGAAAGCGCTGGATCCTCTCGCAGATGCGGCGTCCGACGACGATCAAGCGTTCGCGATCTCCAAACCGGATCGGCTCAAGTCAGTTTTCGAGACGGCCGGGCTGTGCGACGTCGAGGTCCGCGCGCTCGACGTGCCCGCGCATTTCCGCGACTTCGACGACTACTGGGCTCCGCTTCAGCGCGGCCACGCGCCGTCGCAAGAGCACGTCGCGGCCTTATCAGACGTCGACAGATCTCGACTGCGCGATCTTCTTCGTACGACGCTACCGACGAAGCCTGACGGCTCGATCGAGCTCATCGCTCGTGCTTGGGCGGCTAAGGGGAGAAAAGCCTGA
- a CDS encoding YggS family pyridoxal phosphate-dependent enzyme produces MARRLEDVRKRIASACAAAGRQPDAVRILAVTKGFGPDAIEAALEAGLSDIGENYLQEAQAKFAATAWSGRPVKRHFIGSIQRNKARRIGALFDVVQTVDDLETAALLDRCARDAGKTLDVLIQVNVIGDRRAGIAPDDCARFARELVSRDGLRLRGVMSVGPADPTATREAFDRAAQALRSVRAVVSDADMLSLGMTDDLEAAVAAGSTMVRLGTALFGARQAKG; encoded by the coding sequence GTGGCGCGCAGGCTGGAAGACGTGCGCAAGCGCATCGCGTCGGCGTGCGCGGCTGCCGGTAGGCAGCCGGACGCCGTCCGGATCCTCGCGGTCACCAAAGGTTTCGGGCCCGACGCGATCGAGGCAGCACTGGAGGCCGGGCTGAGCGATATCGGCGAGAACTATCTCCAGGAAGCGCAGGCGAAGTTCGCTGCGACTGCGTGGTCTGGCCGTCCGGTCAAACGCCACTTCATCGGCAGCATCCAACGCAATAAGGCGCGCCGCATCGGCGCGCTCTTCGATGTCGTTCAGACGGTCGACGACCTCGAGACAGCGGCGCTCCTCGACCGATGCGCACGCGACGCCGGCAAGACGCTCGATGTCCTGATTCAAGTGAACGTGATCGGCGACCGGCGCGCCGGCATAGCTCCCGACGACTGCGCACGGTTCGCGCGCGAACTCGTCTCGCGTGACGGCCTTCGGTTGCGCGGCGTCATGTCCGTCGGCCCGGCCGATCCAACCGCCACGCGCGAGGCGTTCGATCGTGCCGCCCAAGCGCTCCGTTCCGTACGAGCGGTCGTGAGCGACGCGGACATGCTCTCGCTCGGGATGACCGACGATCTCGAAGCGGCGGTCGCCGCGGGTTCCACGATGGTCCGGCTCGGGACCGCGCTCTTCGGTGCCAGGCAGGCGAAAGGCTAA